A segment of the Macrobrachium nipponense isolate FS-2020 chromosome 4, ASM1510439v2, whole genome shotgun sequence genome:
GTTAATGTTGAAAGCGTTTAGATaacgaaagaaataataaaactgtttttagaagatttacttttgattttatttaaaaaaattttggcattatgccaagcactggggcaactaaggccattcagcgctgaaacggaaatcgacagtaaaaggtttgaaaggtgttacaggaggaaaacctcaaagtagttgcacaatgaatagactgttaggaaagggtggaaagtaagatggaagaaggagaatatgaaaggaggtacagtaaaaggaatgagagtagttgcagctagggggccgaagggacgctgcaaagaaccttaagtaatgcctacattgcaccgaatgaggtgcactgactgcactatcccccctacgggagatttattacttttgtgttgtataaggaatgaaagggttgaaATGACCTGAAAAGTAGATTAGCCAATGTAGTAAAAGCATTTACATCAGAGAGAAGATGGCATAGGGTGTTTTAAACTGTTCTGGGCACATGAGAGAATTGAATGTGGTACGACAGTGGAAAAAATGATGTAATCAGTGATACTGCTAAATGAGGTTTGGAATTAAAGTCCGAGGTGAGTGGTGCAGAATGTAGGAGGGTGATGTAATCGGTAAAGGTACTTTTTCATAGATATGAGTCGGCAGATGCTGAGGAAGTTCTATGCACGAAGGTTTTGATATTGATTCAGTagttaaaggatatatatatatatataatatatatctatatataatatatattatatatatatatatatgaagtgatgTAGTACGGATAAGGGTTAAAAAATAAGTGCATTGTTTGCCGCATGCCTTCTGTTTCATGGCGTGATCAACTTCAGTCAGCTAACGATCAGATACACAATTCACCACTCGGACCAACAAAGGGAAGAtggatataaatgaaaaatattcagtttttgccCCATCCTTGTCGAAGAATTGTACTCAGGTGCTTTTTTCAAATGAAGCTATAGCCAATAGTTGCCTCACCACTAGACTATGAggggtttacacacacacacacacacacacacacacacacacacacacacacacacacacacacacacacgtattaagCTACATATGGAGTAGTATCCATTTCTCTCTACTTTGGGGATATCACTCAAGAGAATCGtctatcaattataattcccctttggtgatattcccgaagtagagcgaattggatattaagcgacatttgtagcgtaatgtttgtatattaaactttatataggCCTACTTATGTGTCACGTGGGAATCAGTCAATGCCGAGTTCACCGACATCTTCAAGCCGTTAAAAGGAAGCCACCCCGACACCTGTTGCACTTTGGagcacttccaaggcttcacCAAAAGCGAGAGAAGCGATGCAGTCCAAAAGCTGAGGTTCTCGGCTCTTCCTTATCTTTGTGAGACtagggaagaaaaagagaagagtcGGACCAGGTGCGAATAGGGTACTACCTCCTTTATGGCTTTGGCTTCTTCTTCGGCTTCTTTTGAACGACCCATGACCCTCCTCGTATACAGTTTCTCTAAAATGTTGTCTGTGTCTGTTTTATGCAATGTTGACTTTagctggaaaatatttttgtagttttaatCATGGCTGGGTTACCAATTGTACTGTAATCTGACTTGAGCCCTATTCGAATACGATTATTCAtccatctttatttttcttgaattcaATCATTAGTGCGTATGAAGTTACCTCGAAGAGTTATCTGCGCCTGTTTTGTTATTGTGGTTTCTCTTAATCTCTTATAAAATAATTCTTGAAATGGAGGTGTTAATTTAGAAAATCTGTTTATTAATATCTAACCTACAAACTGATACTAGCCCAACAAGGCGTGAACACACCTCCAGCTTAGTCGCAAGattatgaagaatatgaagagtTTACGACGACCAAGTCCATTTTGTTCAGTAGTCCCCTGAAATTGACAGGATTCCATGGAATGAAATATGTAATATTGAGTACTACGTTAAAAAAACTAATTAGACAGCAATGTAATACGTCAACAGATTAGGCTACAGGCACAATCTGTACCCAGGTAACCAGCGCTGAATGTTGCATCAGACTGTCGTGATTCTCAGTGAGAGggagacatacagacagagattCTTACTTACTAAGGCTTCAATACTTGTAGCAAAAGCATAATTGCTTAATATGGAGGGACGAGCTGGTATCTCGTGAAACATGTAATATTACTCACACTTACAAATACTGGTGCGGGAAGCTCACGTGTACTATTGGTAAAATTTCACGTGGTATGCATTTAGATTTACTTATGAAGTTTTATGtactttgcatgtatgtatatataaacataacattATTCCCAAAACTTTCAGGACCCACGAAGGAAATCAACCTATTTGGGGAAAATGTGGAGGACATCATGTTTTGGATTCCCAACAAGAGCAGAACAGGTAATTATAACTACTGAGTTATATTGTTGTTATTCGTGTTATTCCTCTTTGGATTCTGACCCTGATTAACTTACAAGAGGGACCATCGAAAGACGATTAGGACCAacctttgttgttattattattttttttctctatcacagtcctccaattcgactgggtggtatttatagtggggggttccgggttgcatcctgcctccttaggagtccatcacttttcttactatgtgcgccgtttctaggatcgcactcttctgcatgagtcctggagctacttcagcctgtagtttttctagattccttttcagggatcttgggatcgtgcctagtgttcctatgattatgggtacaatttccactggcatatcccatatccttcttatttcaattttcagatcttgatacttatccattttttccctctctttctcttcaactctggtgtcccatggtattgcgacatcagtgagtgatactttcttcctgattttgtcaatcaacgtcacgtctggtctatttgcacgtatcaccctatctgttctgataccatagtcccagaggatctttgcctgatcgtttttctatcactcagtcaggttggtgctcgtaccacttattactgcaaggtagctgatgtttcttgcacaggctccagtggagggattttgccactgaatcatgcctctttttgtactggttctgtgcaagtgccggacattcgctagctatgtggtttatgatttcatttttttattgcacttcttacatatgggagagatattatttccgtctatcgttctttgaacatatctggttcttagggcctgatcttgcgccgctgttatcattccttcagtttccttctttagctctcccctctgtagccattgccatgtgtcatagctggctagttctttagtctgtctcatgtattgtccgtgcattggtttgttgtgccaagtcCTCCCTGTTCTGTCTGCATTctcctgttctgtttgtcattctcctgtctttgtatatttctgggtcttcgtctacttttattagtccttcttcccatgcactctttagccactcgtcttcactggttttcagatattgccccagtgctctgttttcgatgttgacgcagtcctctatacttagtagtcctctccctccttcctttcgtgttatgtatagtctgtccgtatttgctcttgggtgtagtgctttgtgtattgtcatatgcttcctggttttctgatctatgctgcgtagttctgccttcgtccattccactattcctgcgctgtatctgattactggcactgcccatgtgtttatggcttttattatatttccggcgttgagttttgacttgagtatcgccttgagtctctgcatatattctttcctggtcgtgtccttcatctcttggtgtttcatatcccctccttccattattcccaggtatttgtatccagtctcatctatgtgtttgatgttgctcccatctggtagctttatcccttcagttcttgttactttgcccttttgtatgttgactaaggcgcatttttctattgcaaactccatcctgatatccccagatacaatccttgcagtctggattagggtatctgtttccttgatgctctaaccatacagcttgatgtcgtccatgaacatcagatggttaattctgttgcctcttttcttgagttggtacccggcatccatcttctgtagtacttttgtcatgggaatcatggctactacgaagaatagtggggacagtgagtcgccctggaagatccctctcctgatattaacctctgctagtcttattccagagcttgtaagcattgaattccagttgcgcattgtattttgaggaagctgatggtgttttcctctgacccatatattttcaggcattctattagccatttgtgtggtatcatgttgaaggctttcttatagtctatccatgtcatgcttaggttggttttccttctcctactgttcttcattaccattttgtctatcaggagctggtcttttgtgcccctacacttccttctgcagcctttctgttggtgggggatggtgtttgtctcctctaggtagttgtatagcctttcactgatgatacctgttagtaacttccacattattggtaggcaggtgataggcctgtagttactggctatatttcccttactcttgtctttttgtactaaggatgttcttcctgtggtcatacaTTTGGGTGCatagtgatttgagatacaatgcttgagttgttctgctattcgtgggtgtagggccttgaagtttttgagccagtatccatggacttcatcgggacctggggctttccagtttggcattttctttagttggtgtctgactgtgtctgtcgtgatctctgtgaatctttgttttattctccctgtttcttcttccttgacttcctggaaccatcttgcatgtttgttgtgtgataccggattgttccatttgttttcccggtctcttacttgattcggcttcaggaatatcTTGGCGGTTGTCTTCCccttttagttggctgtatagtcttttctggttggttccgaatagtttgttctgttggtatcccttattcctgttcatgtaccgttgattattattattgttgttgttgaaaatacaaattttatacTGACAACATAGGGcatatttttctgttgtttccccttttttttctccaCTCAAGAGACAACCTAACTTGTACCATCATTGTCTGAACTTTTACAACCCTGAAGTATGAATTCAAATTTTAACTTCTCTTGGTTTATAGGTACTTATTCCTTTTGATATTTCAGATATCAACTGGAAAGgataatatattcattcatttccttttgtttttcaaggCTTTGATAGGCTAAGGTACACAAAATTAGtaggaaatagaaaaatgaatagaTCATTGTAGCATAGATTCGTGACTGTTACAATATGCAATCCCTTGTAGGTCTAGGcgtatttttatttcagtagCCATCATAATACATATAACTGTTGAATGTTTATTATACTTTTTAGTACCcaaatctttttttctctctctctttaggcctAGGGATATCCTTGCTCAGCTACTCTGGCACAGTGCGCGTTGGCCTTAATGTGGACTCAGAGTTGATAGGCCACAGAGAACTGGCCCAGAGGCTGTTGGATGACATGGTGGCCGAAGTTGAAAACATCCTGGCTGAGATTTCCCCACCAGAAATAAACGAAGAAGAATCAGGCTACCAAGCAGCAGTTGTTGTGGACGATAAAAGCGACAACAGCGACCTCACTGAAGTTGTCGTCACCCACAGCACGGACGAGTACGACAACAACCATTTATCCACATATTCCGATCTCGTTGACAGCTTAGACATCAAGAAATCAGACGATCTGGACACAACGTTCGAAAGCGACGACTACTGCAATCCAGAAGATCTAGATTACCTGAGGAAGAATTTTCACGCGACGAGACTGGAAATCCAGTCTTTTTTGTCGAGTAGCGCAGAGAGAAATAAACTCAAAGGAAAGATGAAGACGCGGTTTAACAGAAGCGAAAATGACGTGAACATCCTGAACAAAAGCCTGCGAGATGATTTGTAGTATTGACAGAAATATACTAAGATAAGTTTGTACAGCTGTAaagtctatttttcttttgtatgttaAGGCCACATGGGCAATTTTTCAAGACCAAAAACGAAATGGTCTTCCAGTTGAGTGAGAGACCTACGGTAATGTTTGTTAACTGACATTTTCAGTTTTCCAGTTAAGAAGCTGAACCGTTTCAGACaaatttagtattatatatgtacagtggATATGTTGCCTATGTCTGGTATTGAAAGTAATACCATGAATCTACAACtacacaataattttttatactgAACAAAAACGTAAGTAAAACAGGACAACGAATGAGGAATCAGAATAAAACAATGCAGGTCAATACTACATGATTCTTGATATTGCTAATTATGAAAATAGGCCAAATGATGAGCTTGTGGTGAAAAACTGAATAGATAATTACATCTGGTGTTTTCATAATATAAAAGTCTGATGTATCTTCAAATATTTGGGAGTTTGTGGGTTATTAGTCTACTCTACCATAAGTGTTACTGTTAATGCATTTGTAAATTacttccttcctgtttatataaaattaaatgcaaCTTCTGTTAAATATAAAAGTTGCAGACATAGATGTAGAGGGGACTCTATATCATTGGTTACGCATAACTCGGAGAAATACTATGTCAAATGCGTCGCCATAAGGACAGTGTCTCAGTTATCAAGATTAGCCATAACTTGTTTTTGTATGACGTCACATGCCTAAAAGTTTTCACGAACCTCGACTTTTCTACGTGTGCAAGTTGCAGGTAAAAGAACTGTTTAtccaaatacaattttttttattcatccttaTCATCGTATCACAGAAATGAAACTCCTCATCTACAGCTAATTATTCTGAAGTATAGTCGTCTTCCTTTAGGTACGTTGTTTGTGGTTATAGTATAGAAGCTCGTTACGTCAAAGTCTGCctttggcattaaaaaaaaataataataaaacaaaaattaatgtcgTTGCTTAGGATTAAACGCTAAATTAATTCCACGATACTTTTTTTCAGGTATCAGTTATTTTACTTCAGTTGCGTAAAATCACATAACTTCTGTGAAATTTGACCTCTAACCCCCCTTCAGAGTCCCGACCAAAGACTATGGTCCCGACTTGGATTGACAATTGACAACTAGATGACATTTTGACAGTTTGCTTTCAGAAGTGAAAGTGAGTAGTAGGTGTGTGTGAGACGACTTGCACCCACATTTCCTGCAGGTAAGGATCTCTGCTGAATAGCGATATTGTTTGAAGAGCCATTAACAGTGGCGATTCTACCCCTCAGAAAGTTGGGGGGCAACTCTGGGGCAAAGATAATTGTTGGGTGGGCATCATAGAAAAGGTGacggtaaaaataattaaaattttggaaacattttggaACTCGTGGAGGAATGAATTTGACTAAAGGTAAAGgttcatatagaattttgtttgattcctaaGCAAAACAACTGTAAATCATCCATCTGATATTCTACCTGACTTGCATGATATGGAAATTTaacattcaaaaatatatatacagttccaaacaatacgcaaacattaaagaatggatagtatgtataaatataatgcacatttgaaccaaataaagaaatgtagtaactatatgaaatgaacagatatacacggggcatgtcatgacaattctgaaaaggttcaGTTTGACAATCAAAACTATATACGGTCCCaaccaatatgcaaattattaaagaatgttaagtttGTGTAACACACATTTGGACAACTTAAAGAAAGGTATTaactaatgaaatgaacagacataTATGGACCATGTCATGACAACTCTGAAAATGCAACTTTGACATTCAAAGCTATATACAATCTCAAACAATATAATTACTTATTAAAGAATGGCAAGTTTGTCTAATGcacatttgaacaaagtaaggaaaggttttaattaatgaaatgaacagacagatatgaggcttatcatgaaaattctcaaaatgttgtttcgacattcaaaactatatataattcataacaatatgcaattattaaaaaatGGTAAGTTTTTATAGTACACATTTGAACTCAAAACAGATATGGACCATTTTCGGgacaattctcaaaatgtttagtGCAGTTTAAATCTACGATTATCATGTCGGCTGCCAAACTCATCTAAATACTATCTAAGTCAATAATCTCAGCCCGTTTACTTTCAAttgataataatgcagtgttacttagtctcccactagtcattgaatttctaagaaatttttttactattttcattttggaaaaacttctttcacaagaagcactagtaacaggaagtgttacagctatcaatagtaacctgtataagcaatcaaaggcagatttatatggctgaataaatgacaaaaactccACCAATGCTGTAGGTGACTGAGGTTCTTTCTGGAGCAATTTCTTAACTAAAGGTAGCTCGtgttttaaatccctttgattaacTGAATATGATAAAGCGAATGACTTCAAGTCATCCTCATGTAAGAACGTCTGTCCTGCAGGACCGAGAGCTGAAATGCCACAGAAGATCACACATGAATCTTTGGAAAAAACGACGATCTAATTCACTATCTAAACAGTCTAGTACTTCATACAAGATTGTGACGTGTTGTGATGACTTTGCTCCACAACTCTCTGGCCAGTTGTGTCCAGCATGATAAAATCACTGAGCTGTCGAAGTTTTCTTGAACGTTTTCTTGTCACTATTGGTGAAATGTCATTTTTTACAGAGTTCGTCAATCCTATTAGAGTAATTCTCAATTACGTTGGAGTTTCTTACATCAGCTAAATCTTCACGAAGACAAGAAATAAGTTTAGCTGCTTTTCCAAGGTCTGCCTGTTTGTCCTGCAGTTGCTgagaaactttatttatttttcccagaatttcagaaaaaaactgcaataaacaaacaaattctgcaTCCATCTGAGCAGTAAACAAACCTCTGGCAAATACAACTCGAGCTCCAGTATCATCTGCAGAAGTCTCCTTCAAAAATATATTCCAGACGTAATGAAGCATTTTCATATGAGACTTCCTTGTATTTGCTGATGCACTTCAGACTTGAACAAGCCACAGagctataaataaaaaactctaaTCTACTGTAAACATTGCTCGGTACTGTCAACATATATGTTAGGGACAATTACTAATATCGATTACATTATGTAATGGTACATGGGTGCAGCAGTTATGCTGGAAACAGGCCTTTGTAAAAATTACATTTAGCTTGGAGTTTTCACCTACAATTTCATGACATGCTCCAGCGAATACTGTTACTGTGGTAACTTTGCGGTGTTGAAgtcgaataataaaaaaacccttcatttcttatttcttaatagatatacatttatctttatttcaagTGATGTATGAATTATAGATACAAAATACATCAAAATGGAGAGTTTTGTTAGTTTGATATGCAGCATAAGATAGTAACATTCATAATTGCAGTAATATGTGTGACACTGTTTGTGATAGTGTTAAAGAAAACTTATAGTTTTCATAGCCTCAAGGGATACTAATTCAAATATCATTGCTTTTTAAGCGCGAATTGGTTGTCTCTCTGTGATTTAAGTTTTGGATTTTCTGTTCCCTGTATATTTACTGATTCACTCAATATGAGTGTTAGCAATATAACCAAATCATGTTGTGTGACAAGTTAGTGGTtattgttatattcaataatgattaattttatatataatatgtcattaaaaaaagggggggggggcaaaccaggggcatggccaaaatctgGGAGGGCAGCTGCCCCCCACCCCTTAGAATCGCCACTGGccattaaatataaagaaaaccatCACAGTCAAATGTTTTTTGGTTTTGAACAGCTCTTGTGTTGTATGATGTTGCAAACTACCTATTCTTACTCCTTGCTGTCCTCCACTGACAGCTGAAGAAACCTTGAAATGTCCAAGGTCTACTCCCTCGGTCGATTTAAAGTAACAGCATTTTTACCCCATGGAGCTTTAGGTAACAGGTTAGCCGGCAGGTGGATTTAAACCAAATGACTTCCGAGGCTAAAATGGGAAGGATCCGGGCTAGGCTAGTTGGCTGTGGGGTAAAAAAATCATACAGGAGTCGAGGAGTAACTTAATTTATCTTAGGATCTAACCAGTCTACGTCCCATGGGTGGTAATGTTGGTGGTATGCCACCAAGACCTAGTGTCAGGTGATGGCCGTGACTGTTGGGTTGCTTTCTGATTTGCTGCCTAACCTGGCGGCTAAACCTGGGTTTGGCAGCAAAGCTTGGAGTGTACATGGCtccccttccaaaaaaaaaaaaaaaaaaaaaaaaaaagacaaagcaaGGAATGTACATGGTATTTGGTGTTTAAAGTCATTGCAGCATGTGCAATTTATAGATGTTTTTTAACAACACATTTTACAGCTGAACACACCCTCGCTGGATCAGAGCTTTTTGGGGTTGCTTATAAGATACTAAGCCATCAAACATGTTaatttacaataatataaaaCAGCAATTGTTACAATTGAAAGATGCAGCCATTTCAAGCTTTTATTGCTGATAAGGTGCTAGGCTACAAAAATGTTTTGACATAACAACTGTTATATGTGTACAGGTAGTTTAAATAAGTTAGTGCAGCTTTTTTCAGTTTGTATGGTTGAATACTTTCAGAATGTTGATAAGGCATCGCAGTAATATGAATACTTTTCTGAATGTTGATAAGGCTTCACTGTAATATGAAAAAATGAGAACTCAATGTAGTCGTGATTTCCAGTAGGACCTGTTGCACGTAGCGATGGGTTTGGTGCTTTGAGGGTACAGCGATTTCTTTCCACCATGCTGTTGTGGCTGGGTTGTAGCCTGTGGTGTATGTTTGAACACAATAATGGCCAGGATGCTTTAGATTTTGTAGAGGAGTTCCTCTGTGAAAGCTCTATGCCATTTTTCCTCTGTCGTAGGTATTGCTTCTGGAcatcatgtggatctcttcgttGCCTTGAAGATGTATCCG
Coding sequences within it:
- the LOC135210727 gene encoding putative diacyglycerol O-acyltransferase Mb3154c isoform X3 codes for the protein MTVIPVDVTAPMSFISLANRISLCTLPLPTEKMTPKDRLEAVRRRMNLLKRSPDVMVNYLALDLISNLVPAPLSRRLLHTHGVTMVVSNMPGPTKEINLFGENVEDIMFWIPNKSRTGLGISLLSYSGTVRVGLNVDSELIGHRELAQRLLDDMVAEVENILAEISPPEINEEESGYQAAVVVDDKSDNSDLTEVVVTHSTDEYDNNHLSTYSDLVDSLDIKKSDDLDTTFESDDYCNPEDLDYLRKNFHATRLEIQSFLSSSAERNKLKGKMKTRFNRSENDVNILNKSLRDDL